GCTCTTGCGCCACCGCACCGCGGAGAGATCCAACGCGTACATAGCGCCCCACTTCGGCAATCGCGTCACTGGAGTTCGGCAGCGGCCCGTTCGATCAGCCTCATCGACTGTTCGGCAGGCAAGGCTTGGGCGAACAGCCGCTCGAATACCACCCTAGCCTGCTGAACCTCCCTGGCCTTCTCCACGTGGACCGACCCCACGGGGTGGGAGACGAACAGTACGTCGTTGTCTTCCGGCTCCGGGAAATCCAGAACGATGAACGCACCTTCCAGACCCAGATGCCAGCCGGTCGACTTGGGCAGTATCCGCAGTTCCACCCGATCCAGCTGAACCACTTCGAGCAGGTGGCGAAGCTGATCGCGCATCACCTGTGGGCCGCCGATCGAGCGTTCCAACGCGGCCTGATCCACCAGCGCCGTCAGCTCCAGCGGATGCTCGGGATCGGTCAACCGATGCTGCCGGATCAGCCGCACTGAAACGTCATTTTCCACACTCTGCGAACCCGACGAGAAGCTGTCCGAATCGAATATCGCCCGCATGTAATCCTCGGTCTGCAGCAGTCCGGGGATGTACATCAACGAGAGCTCCTGGACAGCACACGCCTCGGTCTCCAGGTCCACATAGCCGCGATCCTCCACGCCGTAGGCCCGCCACCAGCCGCGTTCCCTGGCGGCTCTGGCCAGGTCCAGCAGTTCGGGGTCCCGGATGTCGTAGAGGTCCATCATGGATCTGGCCTCGTGCACCGAGGTGATCACATCGCCGTTCTCCTTGCGGCTCAGCGCGCTGGTGGACATGTCCAGCTCGCAGGCCGCGTGCTCCTGGGTCAGCCCGGCCCGCTCCCGCAGATACCGGATCCTGCGTGCGAGCCTGCGGCGCCGAAACGTGGGGCTGGTGCGAACCACCGCAAAAGACCTCCCCGACAACGGTCGTGACCCACACCATGATCCCAGCGGGAATCCGTGATCGGGATTCCCGCATCCGGTGATCCCGCTGAGCCTTCTCCCGGTGGGCGATTCCCGTTCGGACAGTGCTCGGTGAAACAGCTAACTTTCGAGGAGGTTCACGTGATCCCGAACGTTTTCGGCCTCGCCCGGCAGGACGACACCGGCACGCCCGACCCGGATTCGGTGCTGCTGTGGGGAATGGAAACCGCCGAGGGCGCGGTCCTGTACTGGCAGGAGGGCGGCCGCAGCCAGTTCGCGGTGTTCGAGAACGCCGATCGCGCGGCCGAACGGTTCGGTCCGCTGTTCGACCTGGTGCTCTACCGGCCGTGACTCCCACCCGGCCGCCCGGCGATCTCGC
This portion of the Actinopolyspora lacussalsi genome encodes:
- a CDS encoding hypothetical protein (product_source=Hypo-rule applied): MIPNVFGLARQDDTGTPDPDSVLLWGMETAEGAVLYWQEGGRSQFAVFENADRAAERFGPLFDLVLYRP
- a CDS encoding transcriptional regulator with XRE-family HTH domain (product_source=COG1396; cath_funfam=1.10.260.40; cog=COG1396; pfam=PF13560; smart=SM00530; superfamily=47413), which produces MVRTSPTFRRRRLARRIRYLRERAGLTQEHAACELDMSTSALSRKENGDVITSVHEARSMMDLYDIRDPELLDLARAARERGWWRAYGVEDRGYVDLETEACAVQELSLMYIPGLLQTEDYMRAIFDSDSFSSGSQSVENDVSVRLIRQHRLTDPEHPLELTALVDQAALERSIGGPQVMRDQLRHLLEVVQLDRVELRILPKSTGWHLGLEGAFIVLDFPEPEDNDVLFVSHPVGSVHVEKAREVQQARVVFERLFAQALPAEQSMRLIERAAAELQ